In Musa acuminata AAA Group cultivar baxijiao chromosome BXJ3-9, Cavendish_Baxijiao_AAA, whole genome shotgun sequence, a single genomic region encodes these proteins:
- the LOC135648337 gene encoding protein KINESIN LIGHT CHAIN-RELATED 2-like, which produces MRRAAALVFSAFATKRRPSSRNLSRLLHGSPSLPHSPRLISSQRCPSRALQTVPDAAVPLPSHRRRRPNDVADLEETFEAASTTDDILSGFRALEASLDPGDKRLGLACLKVGHHLDSIGSEDHEKVLTFGLRALRILDVDGGSSISVVMALHLVGSASYNLKRFNDSLGFLNRANRILNTLESEGIDGEFDVRPVSHAVQLQLANTKTAMGRREEALVNLRRCLDLKVSILEPDSRELGTAHRDLAEAYAAVLNFKEALPLCLKALDIHKEQLGQNSVEVAHDRRLLGVIYTGLEEHDKALEQNQLSQKILKSWGVGGSDLLNAKIDAANIHIALGKYDEAINTLKGVVEQTDSESEMRALVFVSMAKALCNQNKFPDAKRCLEISCGILEKKESVSPEKVAEAYMEISSLYESMNDFETAICLLKRSLAMVEKIPQEQHVEGNVLAKIGWLLLLTGKVAQGIPYLESAVERMKESFGPKHFGVGYIYNNLGAAYMEMDRPQSAAQMFALAKDIMDVSLGPHHADSIETYQSLANAYKTMGSYTLALEFQQRVVDAWRSHGSNAKDELEEAAKHLEELKKKAFGSLTEEVIQEALSLASRNDSVPSKDVQH; this is translated from the exons ATGAGAAGAGCCGCTGCCCTCGTCTTCTCCGCCTTCGCCACCAAGCGCAGGCCTTCTTCCCGGAACCTCTCCAGACTCCTCCATGGAAGTCCCTCTCTCCCCCACTCCCCGCGCCTGATCTCCTCCCAGAGATGCCCCTCCCGCGCCCTCCAGACCGTCCCCGACGCCGCCGTTCCCCTTCCCTCCCACCGGCGGAGGAGGCCTAATGACGTGGCCGACCTCGAGGAGACCTTCGAGGCCGCGTCCACGACCGACGACATCCTCTCCGGCTTCCGGGCCCTGGAGGCCTCCCTGGATCCCGGCGATAAGCGGCTCGGCCTCGCCTGCTTGAAGGTCGGCCACCACCTCGACTCCATCGGTTCTGAGGACCATGAGAAAGTTCTCACCTTTGGCCTCCGCGCACTCAGGATCCTTGACGTGGACGGGGGCAGCTCCATCTCCGTGGTCATGGCCCTCCATCTGGTTGGCTCCGCGAGTTACAACCTCAAGAGGTTCAACGACAGCTTAGGGTTCCTCAACCGGGCCAACAGGATTCTTAATACCCTCGAGAGCGAGGGTATCGATGGTGAGTTTGACGTCAGGCCGGTGAGCCATGCTGTCCAGCTGCAGCTCGCCAACACCAAGACGGCAATGGGCAGGCGAGAGGAGGCTTTGGTCAATCTCAGGAGGTGCCTGGATCTTAAAGTTTCGATCTTGGAGCCTGATAGTCGAGAATTGGGCACCGCCCACCGGGATTTGGCAGAGGCTTATGCTGCCGTTCTGAACTTTAAGGAGGCTTTGCCACTCTGTTTGAAGGCGCTGGATATCCACAAGGAACAGCTGGGACAGAATTCTGTGGAGGTGGCCCATGATCGGAGACTTCTCGGGGTTATCTATACTGGATTGGAAGAGCACGATAAGGCTCTGGAGCAGAATCAGCTCTCTCAGAAGATTCTGAAGAGTTGGGGTGTGGGTGGTTCGGATCTTCTTAATGCCAAGATCGATGCAGCCAACATACACATTGCTTTGGGGAAATATGATGAGGCTATCAATACTCTCAAGGGGGTGGTTGAGCAGACGGACAGTGAGAGTGAGATGAGGGCACTGGTGTTTGTGTCCATGGCAAAAGCCTTATGCAACCAGAACAAGTTTCCTGATGCTAAGCGCTGTTTAGAGATCTCTTGTGGTATTCTTGAGAAGAAGGAATCTGTCTCCCCTGAAAAAGTTGCTGAGGCATACATGGAGATATCGTCATTGTATGAATCAATGAATGACTTTGAGACTGCTATATGTTTACTGAAGAGGAGTCTTGCCATGGTAGAGAAGATTCCACAGGAGCAGCATGTGGAGGGGAATGTGTTGGCTAAAATTGGGTGGTTGCTTCTTCTGACCGGAAAGGTTGCCCAGGGTATTCCATATTTGGAAAGTGCagtggagaggatgaaggagagctTTGGGCCAAAGCACTTCGGGGTTGGATACATCTATAATAACTTGGGAGCAGCCTATATGGAGATGGACCGTCCACAGTCAGCTGCACAGATGTTTGCGCTCGCGAAGGATATCATGGATGTATCACTGGGTCCCCATCATGCTGATTCTATTGAGACATATCAGAGCCTTGCTAATGCATATAAAACAATGGGAAG CTATACCCTTGCTCTGGAGTTCCAGCAACGAGTTGTTGATGCATGGAGAAGTCATGGTTCAAATGCCAAAGATGAGCTTGAAGAAGCAGCTAAGCATCTTGAAGAACTAAAGAAAAAGGCTTTTGGTTCGCTAACTGAAGAAGTAATTCAGGAGGCTCTATCACTGGCAAGTAGAAATGATTCTGTTCCTAGCAAAGATGTGCAACATTGA
- the LOC135584975 gene encoding silicon efflux transporter LSI2-like yields the protein MALAPTVNVVLGSMAFGIFWVLAVFPAVPFLPIGRTAGSLLGAMLMVMFRVISPEEAYAAIDLPILGLLFGTMVVSVFLERADMFKHLGKLLSWKSRGGKDLLVRICLISAISSALFTNDTCCVVLTEFILKIARQNNLPPQPFLLALASSANIGSSTTPIGNPQNLVIAVKSNISFGKFLLGILPAMFVGIFVNAGILLMYYWKLLSNEKDVEVAAAAAADVIAEKDVTLHRFHPATMSHVTLMSSEDWSSAADSIVLCSSTNGDPGHAETLRNRITWSEADMHSGSSDKVESTLAPNAAKEIAGDHGVFTRKEEDHSARKYARSGSWMKGMKDGFSYLSEEKEVPMERWKVLLWNGCVYLVTIGMLVSLLMGVNMSWSAITAALALIVLDFKDARPCLEKVSYSLLIFFCGMFITVDGFNKTGIPSALWDFMEPYARIDSAAGTAVLAVVILFLSNVASNVPTVLLLGARVAASAAEISPAEETKAWLLLAWVSTVAGNLSLLGSAANLIVCEQARRSQSFGYNLSFLTHLRFGFPTTIIITAIGLLLVRNY from the exons ATGGCGTTGGCCCCGACCGTAAATGTGGTGTTGGGCTCCATGGCCTTCGGGATCTTCTGGGTCTTGGCCGTCTTCCCGGCCGTGCCATTCCTGCCGATTGGAAGAACCGCCGGCTCTCTCCTGGGCGCCATGCTCATGGTCATGTTCCGAGTGATATCCCCCGAGGAAGCCTACGCCGCAATCGACCTCCCCATTCTTGGCCTCCTCTTCGGCACCATGGTCGTCAGTGTCTTCCTCGAAAGAGCCGACATGTTCAAGCATTTGGGCAAATTGCTCTCGTGGAAGAGCAGAGGTGGGAAGGACCTGCTGGTCCGCATCTGTCTCATCTCGGCCATTTCCAGCGCTCTGTTCACCAACGACACTTGTTGTGTCGTCCTCACCGAGTTCATACTGAAGATCGCACGGCAGAACAATCTGCCGCCGCAGCCGTTCCTTCTGGCGCTTGCTTCCAGCGCAAACATTGGGTCTTCCACGACTCCGATCGGTAATCCCCAAAACTTAGTCATAGCTGTTAAGAGCAATATCTCGTTCGGGAAGTTCTTGTTGGGTATACTCCCTGCAATGTTTGTTGGCATATTCGTCAACGCTGGCATTCTTCTCATGTACTATTGGAAGTTGTTGTCGAATGAGAAGGATGTGGAAGTGGCCGCCGCAGCTGCAGCTGATGTGATTGCAGAAAAGGATGTCACCTTGCACCGCTTTCATCCTGCAACTATGTCGCACGTTACTTTGATGAGTTCTGAGGATTGGAGTTCGGCTGCTGATTCCATTGTTCTATGCTCATCGACTAATGGGGATCCCGGGCATGCTGAGACTTTAAGAAATAGAATAACTTGGAGCGAAGCTGACATGCACTCCGGATCGAGTGACAAAGTCGAGTCAACACTGGCaccaaatgcagcaaaggagatAGCAGGTGATCATGGAGTTTTTACAAGGAAAGAGGAAGATCATTCTGCAAGAAAATATGCGAGGAGCGGTAGCTGGATGAAAGGGATGAAGGATGGGTTCTCCTACTTATCTGAGGAGAAGGAAGTTCCAATGGAGAGGTGGAAGGTACTTCTTTGGAATGGATGTGTGTATCTTGTGACAATTGGAATGCTGGTATCGCTCCTGATGGGGGTTAATATGTCTTGGTCCGCAATTACTGCTGCTCTTGCTCTTATTGTTCTTGATTTCAAGGATGCCCGGCCTTGTTTGGAGAAG GTTTCTTATTCTTTGCTGATATTCTTCTGTGGGATGTTCATCACTGTTGATGGCTTCAACAAAACCGGCATACCAAGTGCTTTGTGGGATTTCATGGAACCATATGCACGCATCGATAGTGCTGCTGGGACTGCTGTGCTTGCAGTTGTCATCCTTTTTCTCTCTAATGTTGCCTCCAATGTTCCAACTG TTCTCCTCCTTGGAGCTCGGGTGGCCGCATCTGCTGCAGAAATTTCTCCTGCTGAGGAGACCAAGGCATGGCTCCTATTAGCATGGGTGAGCACGGTTGCCGGGAACCTGTCACTTCTGGGATCAGCTGCAAATTTGATAGTATGTGAACAGGCTCGCCGATCTCAATCGTTTGGATACAATCTCTCTTTTCTGACTCATCTGCGATTCGGATTCCCCACGACGATAATTATCACAGCAATTGGGCTGCTGCTTGTTAGAAATTATTGA